CGGCAAACCGCACCCGGACAGCTTCCTCGCCGGGGCCAGGCTGCTCGGCGTCGACCCGACCCAAGCCGCCGTCTTCGAGGACGCGCTCTCCGGGGTGGCCGCCGGCCGCGCCGGCGGCTTCGGTTACGTGGTCGGCGTCGACCGGGTCGGGCAGGCCGACGAGTTGCTCGCGCACGGCGCCGACATCGTGGTGAAGGACCTCGCCGACCTGCTCGATGCCGCCGATCCGTCGGCACCGACCCGCAGCGCTGCCGCCGAAGGGAGCCCCGCGTGATCCGGGAGCGGGCCTATCCGGTCGAACCGTGGCACGTCCGGGAAACCCGGCTGGACATGGACGTGCTCGCCCAGTCGGAGTCGGTCTTCGCGCTCTCCAACGGGCACGTCGGGCTGCGGGGCAATCTCGACGAGGGTGAGCCGCACGGCCTGCCCGGCACCTACCTCAACTCGTTCTACGAGTTGCGTCCGCTGCCGTACGCGGAGGCGGGCTACGGGTTCCCCGAGTCCGGGCAGACCATCGTCAACGTCACCAACGGCAAACTGATCCGCCTGCTCGTCGATGACGAACCGCTCGACGTGCGCTACGGGGAGCTGTTGGCCCACGAGCGGATCCTCGACCTGCGGGCCGGCACCCTGCACCGGGAGCTGCACTGGCGCTCGCCCGCCGGTCGCGAGGTCAAGGTCCGCAGCACCCGCCTCGTCTCGTTCACCCAGCGATCGGTGGCCGCCATCAGCTACGAGGTGGAGGCCGTCGACGGCCCGCTGCGGCTGATCGTGCAGTCCGAGTTGGTGGCCAACGAGTCGCTGCCCGCGCAGAGCAAGGACCCCCGGGTCGCGGCGGTGCTGGAATCGCCCTTGCAGTCCGAGGAGGAGCTCACCACCCCGGACGGGGGGCAGCTGATCCACCGCACCAAGGTCTCTGGCCTGCGGGTCGCCGCCGCGATGGAGCACGAGGTGCACGGCCCGGACCGCACCACCATCGAGTCCGAGGGATACCAGGACTGGGTACGCACCACCATCGCCTGCGTGCTCAAGCCCGGCGAGAAGCTGCGGGTGATCAAGTATCTGACGTACAGCTGGTCGAGCCGGCGGTCGCTGCCCGCGTTGCGGGACCAGGTCGGCGCGGCACTGGCCGGTGCCCGGCTGGACGGCTGGGACGGGCTGCACCGGGAACAGCGCAACTACCTCGACGCGTTCTGGGACGCGGCCGACGTGCTGGTCGAGGGTGACCCGGAGGTGCAGCAGGCGGTCCGGTTCGGTCTCTTCCACGTGCTCCAGGCCGGCGCCCGCGCCGAGCAGCGGCCGATCTCGGCGAAGGGGCTGACCGGTCCCGGGTACGACGGGCACGCATTCTGGGACACCGAGATGTTCGTCCTGCCCGTGCTCACGTACACGCAGCCGAGCGCGGTGCGCAGCGCGTTGCAGTGGCGGCACAGCACGCTGGACTCGGCGAGGGAGCGTGCCGAGACGCTCAACCTCAGGGGTGCCGCCTTCCCCTGGCGGACCATCGAGGGGCCGGAATCCTCCGGATACTGGCCGGCTGGCACGGCAGCCTTCCACATCGGCGCCGACATCGCCGACGCCATGCGCCGCTACGTGATGGTCACCGGAGACACCGACCTGGAGCGGGAGATCGGGCTGGAGCTGCTGGTGGAGACCGCCCGGCTGTGGCGCTCGATCGGCCACCACGACCGGCACGGGCAGTTCCACATCGACGGTGTCACCGGCCCGGACGAGTACACGGCCGTGAAGAACGACAACATCTACACCAACCTGATGGCGCAGCGGAACCTGCTGACCGCCGCCGACGCGGTGATGCGCCACCGGGACGAGGCGTTCCACCTCGGCGTCACCGACGAGGAGGCCGCGAGCTGGCGGGACGCCGCAACCTCGATGCACGTCCCGTACGACGAGGAGCTCGACGTCCACCAGCAGGTGGAGGGCTTCACCCGTCTCCAGGAGTGGGACTTCACGCACACACCGGTGGAGAAGTACCCGCTGCTGCTGCACTACCCGTACTTCGAGCTGTACCGCAAGCAGGTGGTCAAGCAGGCTGACCTGGTCCTGGCCATGCACTGGCGAGGGGACGCGTTCACCCCCGAGCAGAAGGTGCGCAACTTCCTCTACTACGAGCGCCGTACCGTACGCGACTCGTCGTTGTCGGCCTGCACCCAGGCGGTGCTCGCCGCCGAGGTGGGCGACCCGGAGCTGGCGCACACCTACCTGCGCGAGGCCGCACTGATGGACCTGCACGACCTCAACGAGAACACCCGGGACGGCGTGCACATGGCCTCATTGGCTGGTGCGTGGCTGGCCCTGGTCAGTGGGTTCGGCGGTCTGCGGGACCATGAAGGCGAGCTGTCCTTCGCGCCCCGGCTCTCCAGCCGGCTCAACCGGCTGGAGTTTTCCCTGCAATGGCGGGGGCTGTCGCTGCGGGTGGATGTCCGGCCGCACCAGACGACATACTCGCTCCGCCACGGTGGCCCGGATGACGTGGTGGAACTGCGCCACCACGACCAGATGCTACGGGTCACCTGCGACG
The window above is part of the Micromonospora sp. LH3U1 genome. Proteins encoded here:
- a CDS encoding glycoside hydrolase family 65 protein translates to MIRERAYPVEPWHVRETRLDMDVLAQSESVFALSNGHVGLRGNLDEGEPHGLPGTYLNSFYELRPLPYAEAGYGFPESGQTIVNVTNGKLIRLLVDDEPLDVRYGELLAHERILDLRAGTLHRELHWRSPAGREVKVRSTRLVSFTQRSVAAISYEVEAVDGPLRLIVQSELVANESLPAQSKDPRVAAVLESPLQSEEELTTPDGGQLIHRTKVSGLRVAAAMEHEVHGPDRTTIESEGYQDWVRTTIACVLKPGEKLRVIKYLTYSWSSRRSLPALRDQVGAALAGARLDGWDGLHREQRNYLDAFWDAADVLVEGDPEVQQAVRFGLFHVLQAGARAEQRPISAKGLTGPGYDGHAFWDTEMFVLPVLTYTQPSAVRSALQWRHSTLDSARERAETLNLRGAAFPWRTIEGPESSGYWPAGTAAFHIGADIADAMRRYVMVTGDTDLEREIGLELLVETARLWRSIGHHDRHGQFHIDGVTGPDEYTAVKNDNIYTNLMAQRNLLTAADAVMRHRDEAFHLGVTDEEAASWRDAATSMHVPYDEELDVHQQVEGFTRLQEWDFTHTPVEKYPLLLHYPYFELYRKQVVKQADLVLAMHWRGDAFTPEQKVRNFLYYERRTVRDSSLSACTQAVLAAEVGDPELAHTYLREAALMDLHDLNENTRDGVHMASLAGAWLALVSGFGGLRDHEGELSFAPRLSSRLNRLEFSLQWRGLSLRVDVRPHQTTYSLRHGGPDDVVELRHHDQMLRVTCDEPVTVPVPPADPSGPRPEQPPGRSPLLRLPEHEQ